One genomic region from Gaiellales bacterium encodes:
- a CDS encoding adenylate/guanylate cyclase domain-containing protein translates to MKCPACGGALPEGARFCPTCGRPLTADLAGAEERKLATVLFADMAGSTELAMRLDAEHLRSLLADVYRELSQAAGAFGGTVEKFIGDAVMAVFGVPQSHEDDPERAVRAAMTMISRAGSVGRRHGVECVLRVGIYTGVVVAGTSPGRDFLVTGEVVNLAARLQQAAEPGEVLIGEPTFRALEAIARTTQPRSLVVKGRTGPVLAHAVTGLAPATAYRRRRARGPFVGRGGELALITSLVARAVEHRRPHLVTVIGEAGIGKSRLAEEVVIELQHHAEPPVVWLGRCLPYGERGPYAPLSEVLLRAADVPNDTPRDDARRMADGHLRALLGEDSDQEIGDVLRTAGLGDGRDHAQDDLEGLGRGRDAWRRVLTALAGRRPTLVVLEDVHWAEPALLDLVESMATGDARVPLVLLCLARDDLLRARPDWGSGLRNVTVVSLDAIDDGEMRRLAAALPAGDEGAGQAVELAGGNPFFLEEMLAMAAEGGRSMPPTVQGVIAARLDLLPLEEKRFIQHVAVIGRTFGEDELAVVAPERGKRLVANLSRRDLLVPLGAGWGFKHVLIRDVAYETMPRSERARLHLELARWLEGRRDADSQAIAGHYASAVALGTQDAREDAVRTLLRAAADAREVYAHGLALRQAGLAQSLAQDDGERALAAEAVGDAHWMAENLDEALDAYGVALEAAHRAGLDGADMARLSWKWVDLPTRWGGLQLRSSPTREAIEAEIDDGLRNALASGARVLQARLLVARALLVWRFENELEPQRDALALADEALQIAEELEKPLVVSAALDARSALLSALRCYREAAQADERRMSLIGRIASREEQMDICAATARTRTLLGDYAGAVAAADLADELVAGGDQRWVAWPARTRIEAYYYWDRWDDALAAHERFLEVFRRGQRTRYVNVPALVAAAATGIHLLRGDREQADVMEQRVGRVPAQFDLIVGHALLGAGEPELALERVARVPFARHWALAVTAEAQAALTRWDDLDVTLAALDAMEGIDQLPRLVAQVDRARGMAGDELALQRAEQEFDRLGCRFEHARCLELLGRGAEARRVYELLGAEPALSRDVSRGRAPSS, encoded by the coding sequence GTGAAGTGCCCCGCGTGCGGCGGCGCGCTGCCCGAGGGCGCACGGTTCTGCCCCACCTGCGGACGCCCGCTCACCGCCGACCTGGCGGGAGCCGAGGAGCGCAAGCTCGCGACGGTGCTGTTCGCCGACATGGCGGGCTCGACCGAGCTGGCCATGCGACTGGACGCGGAGCACCTGCGCTCGCTGCTGGCTGACGTCTACCGTGAGCTGAGCCAGGCCGCGGGCGCATTCGGCGGCACGGTCGAGAAGTTCATCGGCGATGCCGTCATGGCGGTGTTCGGCGTGCCGCAGTCGCACGAGGACGACCCGGAGCGCGCGGTGCGCGCCGCGATGACCATGATCTCCCGGGCCGGATCCGTGGGCCGGCGCCACGGCGTCGAGTGCGTGCTGCGCGTGGGCATCTACACGGGCGTCGTGGTCGCCGGCACCAGCCCCGGGCGCGACTTCCTGGTCACCGGCGAGGTCGTGAACCTCGCCGCGAGGCTGCAGCAGGCTGCCGAGCCGGGCGAGGTGCTGATCGGCGAGCCGACCTTCAGGGCGCTCGAGGCGATCGCCCGCACCACGCAGCCCCGCTCGCTGGTCGTCAAGGGCCGCACCGGCCCGGTGCTCGCGCACGCCGTCACGGGGCTCGCCCCCGCCACGGCGTACCGGCGCCGCCGGGCGCGAGGGCCGTTCGTGGGGCGGGGCGGCGAGCTGGCGCTGATCACGTCGCTCGTGGCGCGCGCCGTCGAGCACCGGCGCCCTCACCTTGTCACCGTGATCGGCGAGGCCGGCATCGGCAAGAGCCGCCTGGCGGAGGAGGTCGTGATCGAGCTGCAGCACCACGCCGAGCCTCCGGTCGTCTGGCTCGGCCGCTGCCTGCCCTACGGCGAGCGCGGCCCCTATGCGCCGCTCTCCGAGGTGCTCCTCCGAGCCGCCGACGTCCCCAACGACACGCCGCGAGACGACGCCCGGCGGATGGCCGATGGGCACCTGCGCGCCCTGCTCGGTGAGGACTCGGATCAGGAGATCGGCGACGTGCTGCGCACCGCCGGGCTCGGCGACGGGCGCGACCACGCACAGGACGATCTCGAGGGACTGGGGCGCGGCCGTGATGCGTGGCGCCGGGTGCTGACCGCCCTGGCCGGGCGCCGCCCGACCCTCGTCGTGCTCGAGGACGTGCACTGGGCCGAGCCGGCGCTCCTCGACCTGGTGGAGTCGATGGCGACGGGGGATGCCCGCGTGCCGCTCGTCCTGCTGTGCCTGGCGCGCGACGACCTGCTGCGCGCCCGGCCCGACTGGGGATCGGGCCTGCGGAACGTGACGGTCGTCTCGCTCGACGCGATCGACGACGGCGAGATGCGACGGCTCGCAGCGGCGCTGCCCGCGGGCGACGAGGGCGCGGGCCAGGCGGTGGAGCTGGCCGGCGGAAATCCCTTCTTCCTCGAGGAGATGCTGGCGATGGCGGCCGAGGGCGGCCGTTCGATGCCCCCGACCGTGCAGGGCGTGATCGCCGCCCGCCTCGACCTTCTGCCGCTCGAGGAGAAACGGTTCATCCAGCACGTCGCGGTGATCGGCCGCACCTTCGGAGAGGACGAGCTCGCAGTCGTCGCGCCCGAGCGCGGGAAGCGGCTGGTGGCGAACCTGTCGCGGCGCGACCTGCTCGTCCCGCTCGGTGCCGGCTGGGGGTTCAAGCACGTGCTGATCCGAGACGTCGCCTACGAGACCATGCCGCGCAGCGAGCGGGCGCGGCTCCATCTCGAGCTCGCTCGGTGGCTCGAGGGCCGGCGTGACGCCGACTCGCAGGCGATCGCAGGCCACTACGCGTCGGCGGTGGCGCTGGGAACCCAGGATGCGCGGGAGGATGCCGTCCGCACGCTGCTCCGTGCCGCGGCCGACGCGCGCGAGGTCTACGCACACGGTCTCGCGCTGCGGCAGGCCGGGCTCGCGCAGTCGCTGGCGCAGGACGACGGCGAGCGCGCGCTGGCGGCGGAGGCCGTGGGTGACGCCCACTGGATGGCCGAGAACCTGGACGAGGCGCTCGACGCGTACGGCGTGGCGCTCGAGGCCGCCCACCGCGCCGGGCTGGACGGGGCCGACATGGCGCGCCTCTCGTGGAAGTGGGTCGACCTTCCGACTCGGTGGGGCGGGCTGCAGCTGCGGTCGTCTCCGACCCGCGAGGCGATCGAGGCCGAGATCGACGACGGGCTGCGAAACGCGCTCGCCTCCGGCGCCCGGGTGCTCCAGGCCCGGCTGCTGGTCGCCCGGGCGCTGCTGGTGTGGCGGTTCGAGAACGAGCTCGAGCCGCAACGCGATGCGCTCGCGCTGGCGGACGAGGCGCTCCAGATCGCCGAGGAGCTGGAGAAGCCGCTCGTCGTCTCCGCGGCGCTCGACGCCCGCTCCGCGCTCCTGAGCGCGCTGCGCTGTTACCGCGAGGCGGCGCAGGCGGACGAGCGCCGGATGTCCCTGATCGGCCGGATCGCGTCGCGCGAGGAGCAGATGGACATCTGCGCGGCGACCGCCCGTACGCGGACGCTGCTCGGGGACTACGCCGGCGCCGTCGCCGCCGCCGACCTGGCGGACGAGCTCGTGGCGGGCGGCGACCAGCGCTGGGTGGCCTGGCCCGCCAGGACGCGGATCGAGGCGTACTACTACTGGGACCGGTGGGACGACGCGCTGGCTGCTCACGAGCGATTCCTCGAGGTCTTCCGCCGCGGCCAGCGCACGCGCTACGTCAACGTCCCGGCTCTCGTGGCGGCCGCGGCGACGGGCATCCACCTGCTGCGCGGCGACCGCGAGCAGGCCGACGTCATGGAGCAGCGGGTCGGGCGCGTGCCGGCGCAGTTCGACCTGATCGTGGGGCACGCCCTGCTCGGCGCCGGGGAGCCGGAGCTCGCGCTCGAGCGTGTCGCGCGGGTTCCGTTCGCCCGCCACTGGGCGCTCGCCGTGACCGCCGAGGCGCAGGCCGCGCTCACGCGCTGGGACGACCTCGACGTCACGCTCGCCGCGCTCGACGCGATGGAGGGCATCGACCAGCTGCCGCGGCTCGTGGCCCAGGTCGATCGGGCGCGG